A window from Culex pipiens pallens isolate TS chromosome 3, TS_CPP_V2, whole genome shotgun sequence encodes these proteins:
- the LOC120421407 gene encoding lebercilin isoform X7, translated as MRSMESLYSNKSSNFSALHRRKAIAARQPAIVISSNDVRHRVMSARVLRFKQLQNQLEAAHQTIAELTKDNRLLRALQKRQDSALSKYENSNAELPKLLHSHAEEIRTHQTKARNLLNQNKELINKLKQKDAHILTITDQNKHLIQLNKDKHLEERERLAERVRDLETRLIEKDNDTKLLARRLQLETKNFKAQLQQEVLKQREIAQKLERAHHEIQRLNSVIEIYEKRTPSTLLKNSNYLMKPSKPTSGQLARLPNGSPVRPAFPLQNLAEPAPVTNMEIAPKRIPDEGGDGDHKLPSPKTLEPLNSSMVDPTPAVTPAKSSKIKKRHNTVRVHEEKNLNGTDKDPNQQHQFDESFCKDFNQYALQQEAEFDQAIESELFKLKKDIPFSNGSTTDSLLQRRNKKLYQTTEVSYEDDYEPDSSPEKGRAKITEIYDHKAHISELEEQIRNMGGPLMNGSLGKDTKLKARKASASSGDTDQESNSSTTVSRDSSSKEFESMKREIRESILKKESLLDSFCDEINGKDSHKSLSMRTKESQKRAQIDPKKKKNLLEALKAIDGEGVEK; from the exons ATGCGAAGCATGGAGAGTTTGTACTCGAACAAGAGCTCCAACTTTTCGGCCCTGCACCGGAGGAAGGCGATCGCTGCCAGGCAACCGGCGATTGTGATTTCTAGCAACGATGTCCGACATCGGGTCATGTCGGCGCGAGTTTTGCGCTTCAAGCAGCTGCAGAACCAGCTCGAAGCGGCGCACCAAACCATTGCC GAACTGACCAAGGACAACCGGCTGCTGCGGGCACTCCAGAAACGTCAAGATTCTGCACTGTCCAAGTACGAGAATTCGAACGCAGAATTGCCAAAACTGCTGCACTCACATGCGGAAGAGATTCGGACGCACCAGACGAAGGCGCGGAATTTGCTGAACCAGAACAAGGAACTGATTAACAAGTTGAAGCAGAAAGATGCTCACATTCTAACTATTACCGACCAGAACAAGCACCTGATTCAGCTGAACAAGGACAA aCATCTCGAGGAACGCGAACGGTTAGCGGAGCGTGTGCGTGATCTCGAAACGCGTTTAATCGAAAAGGACAACGATACCAAGCTGCTGGCCCGAAGGCTGCAGCTCGAGACGAAGAACTTCAAGGCACAGCTCCAGCAGGAGGTGCTCAAACAGCGGGAAATTGCGCAAAAGCTGGAACGAGCGCACCACGAGATTCAACGGCTGAACTCGGTTATTGAG ATCTACGAAAAACGAACTCCGTCAACGCTGCTGAAAAACAGCAATTATCTGATGAAACCGTCAAAACCCACGTCTGGCCAGTTGGCACGACTTCCCAACGGATCACCGGTGAGGCCGGCGTTCCCG TTACAGAACCTCGCAGAACCGGCTCCGGTGACCAACATGGAAATTGCCCCCAAACGAATCCCCGACGAGGGTGGTGACGGTGACCACAAGCTGCCCAGCCCAAAAACGCTGGAACCCCTGAACAGCAGCATGGTGGATCCAACGCCCGCCGTAACGCCGGCAAAATCCAGCAAGATTAAGAAGCGCCACAACACGGTTCGAGTGCACGAGGAGAAGAACCTCAACGGAACCGACAAGGACCCAAACCAGCAACATCAGTTTGACGAGTCATTCTGCAAGGATTTCAATCAGTACGCGCTCCAGCAGGAGGCAGAATTCGACCAGGCAATCGAAAGTGAGCTGTTCAAGCTGAAGAAGGACATTCCCTTCAGCAACGGATCGACAACGGACAGTTTACTTCAGCGCAGGAACAAGAAACTATACCAAACCACGGAAGTCTCATACGAAGACGATTACGAGCCAGATTCTTCGCCCGAGAAGGGTCGGGCCAAAATAACCGAAATCTACGACCACAAAGCGCACATCAGCGAACTGGAAGAGCAAATCCGTAACATGGGAGGACCGCTGATGAACGGATCGCTCGGTAAGGACACGAAGCTCAAAGCGCGGAAGGCGAGCGCCTCTTCCGGCGATACCGACCAAGAATCAAACAGCAGCACCACCGTCTCAAGGGATTCGTCCTCGAAAGAGTTTGAATCGATGAAGCGGGAAATTCGGGAAAGCATCCTGAAAAAGGAGAGCCTGCTGGATTCGTTTTGTGACGAAATCAACGGGAAAGATTCGCACAAATCGCTCAGCATGCGAACGAAGGAAAGCCAGAAGCGAGCTCAGATTGAtccgaagaaaaagaagaatctGCTCGAGGCGCTGAAGGCCATCGACGGAGAGGGCGTTGAGAAGTGA